ATAAAAGAATAGTGAGAAAATgaacaatatttatttttgaagtaACATAAATAAGATTAGCAATTAAAGTAATAAAGTAGAAGTAATTTGGATCTTTTAAGATTAACATTTGGGTAGATCTGACGGTGGAGGAGGCAGAGTTAATGATGGAGTGGGCCCATTCTCAACCTCAAAAGCCATGGACATACCAACTGGCAAATGCACATCTAAGTGGCAATGTACTAGCCATACACCTGTACCATTATCacaaaaatattcataaaagtTAAACCAAAAACTTTagccatttcaaaaataaataaataaacaaataaaataaaatataatataatataataccaGTAAATTTAACTTTaagttatatttaataaaattatcaaaaatcatataaataaatagtaattTACCTGGATTATTAGCTTGGAACCGAATCACAGCCCAACCTCCAACAGGGACAGCGATGGTATTACGAATTTGTGGATTTACAAGGTTGAATTTTTGACGGTCATTAACGGCGTCATAATTTCCGAATCCTTGAGCCAACACGTGGAAGTTAAAACCGTGAACGTGAATTGGATGATTCTCCACTGTTAAAAACGCCGTATTCTGTAAAACCATCTCCACCGTTGAATTGAATCTCAATTTCTTCACCTTGGTTGATTTTGGCGCGTAGATCAAAgactcatccaaactaatcaACGGACTCGTGTAGTTAAACTCCAATGGAGGCGCGTCAGGGAAATTCGTTGTGTACACGCCTTCCCTTTGGTTTCCAAAAAAGGCCTCAAGCATAGAAGTTTTGTTAGGAAGCACGAATGACTCGTTGTTCATGCTCGCAGAGAATCTCCCTTGTAAGGGTCCCTGACACGTGGCATTCACGGGGCATCGCTCTATATTAAGTCCGAATGTCACGAACATGTTTTCATCCACGTGGAGTGGTACCGGGACCCACTGGGGCCCATCAGCGAGCCCAGTTAGGTTTGTGTAGAATTGGTGGGCCCTAGGAGTGTCGAAGAAATCTGGTAAGGTCGGCATCACTGGAGCTGAGTCTGACGTGGCACCCTTGTATTCGATAACACCCCTTGTAGTGGTGTTGTCGAAGCCAACCGTAGGAGGAGTGGTTATGTATGGATGGGCGGCCATGTAATAGGATCTAAGTGATTGGTCAGCTTTGAAAAGAACGTCTGTTGTTTGACCGGGAGCAATGACAATGTAATCAGTGTCATATGGATTAGTGTAGGCTGCGTCAATTGCTACAACTGTCATGTTGTGATTGGCTATCTTGAAAAAGAGTTGGTTATTGAGTGCAGCATTGATTATCCTTAGCAAATAAGTTCTACCTTGCTCTACCTTTAACTTGTACATATCTGATCAcaaagaaaatgaattaatgatATGATAATatggtatatatttattaatataagcATATATTAATAGAGACGTACCGTTTGAAGAGCAGTTGTAAAGATTGCCTGGTTTTCCATTGATTGTGTAAGCGTCAGAGATATTAGGAGCTGCCCCAACGGAAAGACCTTCGTTCTCAACATCGATCACATTAGCATTCCACCATTCTCCTACATAAcatgtatatattatttaatttaaatttaaatataaatattaatgttatataattgtttttatactaattacgtagcaatatatataaaaatgaatattGTTAAAATGGTAGCCAATACTTCAACTTACATTAACATTATTATTGCATTTTTCttatattctatttatttaaaaaacacgaatattgttaaaaataattaaaaaaaatagagaattaGAAGATATTATAAAATTCcttatccaagttcaattatCATGGCTCATCAAGGTTAATAATGTTTCTAAATCAGTAatgaaaacaaatatatattgatatatattaatttattatatataattgttaaaattttatataataggtgtaaattatttatattgtatATAAAGAAGtgatataactatatatatatatactagtatatatatatacatatatctttTTTTGAATCATTAAAAATTTGAGGCTTCGGCAAGTTGGCAGCAGGGAAGACCATGGCTAAGATAGTTATTAGAAACTCcaaatcaaattgaaaaagctATTGCATGGCACATTCACATTGTTGTTGAATATTGATTTTgtg
This region of Cannabis sativa cultivar Pink pepper isolate KNU-18-1 chromosome 7, ASM2916894v1, whole genome shotgun sequence genomic DNA includes:
- the LOC115696962 gene encoding laccase-7, which gives rise to MARFAIWFAILLVTASISLSFAAVVEHSFNVEDVSVRKLCRNQVITAVNNSLPGPTIKVNEGDTLVVHVSNKSPYDVTIHWHGILQFLSAWADGPAYATQCPIKPGQSYTYRFNITGQEGTLWWHAHVGWLRATVYGALIIHPKSGRSYPFPKPHQEVPILLGEWWNANVIDVENEGLSVGAAPNISDAYTINGKPGNLYNCSSNDMYKLKVEQGRTYLLRIINAALNNQLFFKIANHNMTVVAIDAAYTNPYDTDYIVIAPGQTTDVLFKADQSLRSYYMAAHPYITTPPTVGFDNTTTRGVIEYKGATSDSAPVMPTLPDFFDTPRAHQFYTNLTGLADGPQWVPVPLHVDENMFVTFGLNIERCPVNATCQGPLQGRFSASMNNESFVLPNKTSMLEAFFGNQREGVYTTNFPDAPPLEFNYTSPLISLDESLIYAPKSTKVKKLRFNSTVEMVLQNTAFLTVENHPIHVHGFNFHVLAQGFGNYDAVNDRQKFNLVNPQIRNTIAVPVGGWAVIRFQANNPGVWLVHCHLDVHLPVGMSMAFEVENGPTPSLTLPPPPSDLPKC